A region of the Bacillota bacterium genome:
TTATCTATCAATTCTCCAAATGCATTTATCAAATATAACTTAAAAACATCAAAGTTGTTAGGAGATATTGGTATTTTGTCAGGACCTAATTGCTTAAATGCTTTTACCATTGTATAAAATTCATCAAGAGTTTCAGGTTTTTTTACCCCCGCTTCTCTTATCCAATCTCCTCTTACATAAAGTGTAGAATCTGCTACTGTAAGGGTATCAGCAATATATGGAAGCATGTAAATATTCCCATCCATTGCTGTTATAGCAGGTTTTGTATCAGGGTATTCTTTAAATACTTTTTTGAGGTTTGGTGCATAGTTCTCAATTAAATCATTAAGCGGTATAAGGGTTTTTCCCTGAATACCATACATGGTTTCATCCTTAACATCAAGACCATTAAAAAACACATCAGGAAGATCTCCACTTGCCAGGGCTAGGTTTTTCTTTTCTGCCCAACTTGATTCATCTACAGGTAAAAACTCAATTTTTATATTGGTCAGCTTTTCCATTTCCTTAAAGTATGCCATTTCTGCAAAATCTCCATGCATAGGATTCTTAGGATGCATAAACCTTAAAGTAATGGGTTCTTTTACTATAGGGTAGCCGGTTTTGTTAAAGTTAGAATCTTCCTTCTTTCCCTGGTCGGTTGTTACATTCTTGCCACCTTTATCCTCACCCCCCTTTTCTGTTTCTTTTCCAGAACACCCTGAGAAAGCAGCAAGTGCTACCATAATACATAGTAGTAATGCGAGGGCTTTCAAAAATTTTTTAGTTTTCATTTTAAGTATAACCTCCCTTTCTTTTAATTTTAAATATATTAAATATAATCCCCAGTAAGGGATTTTCTTCCTTGTATACCTAAAAACATCCCATTTTTCTCAAATAAGAAGCACTTATCCTTTTAAAGCTCCAAGCATAATTCCCTGAGTAAAATATTTTTGAAGAAAAGGATATATAATCAATACAGGTAATGAAGACACAATAATTACAGAATACTTTATCATGCTTGCTATTTTCATTTGCATACTTATTACATCGTCACCCACGGCCATAACATCCATCATGGCAGTTTTCAATTCATTTTGGATTAGTATTTCTCTAAGAATTAATTGAAGCGGGTAAAGTTTTCTATTAGTTATATAAATTAAAGCGTCAAAAAAAGAATTCCAGTGTCCAATTCCATAAAACAACGCTAATACTGCAATAAGGGCCTTGGATAATGGCAAAACAATCTTCACAAACGTATATGTAGTGTTGCAACCATCAATCATTGCCGACTCTTCAATTTCTACTGGCACACTGTTTGCAAAAAATGTCCTTGCTACAACTATGTTATACATACTAACTGCATTCGGTATAAGAAGAGCCCATATTTTATTAAGCATTCCTAGTTTTTTAATCAACAAATAAGTAGGAATAAGCCCGCCGCTGAAAAACATCGTAAAAGCAAACAAAAATGTAAAAAAGGTTCTTCCTCTTAATCGTTTCTTGGACAATACAAAAGCGCTTGTAAGTGTCATAAACAAATTAATTAATGTGCCTGTTATTGCATAAAATATAGTATTTCTATATCCTGTAAGTATTTCACCATCCTGAAATACTCTTACATAACCCATAAATGTTATTTTCTTTGGAATAAGTACTACCTTCCCAGTATTTACTAAGTCTGGGTCACTTATAGAAGCAATAAGCACAAAGTAAAGAGGATATAAAACCATAAACGTTATTACTCCAAGTAAGACTATATTTACTATATCAAATACCTTGTCTCCTTTTTGTGATTTAATCAACCGTATTTACCTCCCTTACCAAACGCTTGTTTCGCCCAGTTTTTTTGCTAGCTTATTTACCATTACTAACATAATAAAGTTTATCACCGAGTTAAAAAGGCCAATGGCTGCAGAAAAACTATACTCTGCGCTAATAAGTCCTCTTCTATATACATAAGTTGATATAACATCTGAAGTTTCCATATTCATAGGATTTTGCATAAGAAATGCTTTTTCAAATCCTACATTCATAATTGAACCAGTGCTGAGTATAAATAGAATAACAATTGTTGGGAGTATACCAGGTATATTAATATTCCATATTCTCTGCCACCTTGAAGCGCCATCTATTATAGCTGCTTCGTGCAGCTGTGGATCTATAGAACTTAATGCTGCAAGATATATTATAGAATTCCATCCCGTATTTTGCCATATACCTGACCATACATAGAGATGCCGAAACAATGCAGGTTCAGCAATATAATTTCTGACTTCGAACCCTAAAGCTTTTCTAAGATGATTAATAATACCAGTACTTGGAGATAGAAACGTTATTAACATACCTACTAATACGACGGTTGATATAAAGTGAGGTGCATATGTAACTGTTTGTACAGTTCTCTTATACTTACTGTTTTTTACTTCATTAAGCATAAGAGCTAAAATTATTGGCATAGGAAAACCAGCTATAAGAGAGTAAACAGAAAGCACCACTGTATTTCTGATAAGAGGCCAGAAATAATATGAATCAAAAAACGATTTAAAATGCCTCAGTCCCACCCACGGACTACCTGTTATTCCTAATGCTCCATTAAAATTCTTGAAAGCAATTTGCACACCATACATGGGTCCATATTTCATAACAATAAAATATACCAATGTAGGTATAAGCAATAGATATAACTCCCAATCCCGCATTACATCTCTAATAAGTTGTTTCCTCCAGGTTTTGATGTTTGCACTTGGATTGGTTGATTTCATATTACTACCTCCTATTAATATCTAAACAACTACCAAACGTTAGTCCTTAAAGTAATTTAAATTCAGGGTTCAATGTTTGAATGTCTGTGAGCTAAAGACCTTGCAAAATAATCATCCAATAACTCAAACTCAAATTCTTTTACAATATCATCTATAGAGAAATCGTCAGATTCACTTGAAATCAGCACCGCTCCTAAAAAACCCGGATCACTTATTTTAAACTTACTGCCATATTTTTGTTTTGCTGCTCTTAGCTTATCCCAGTTCCAGTCAAGATGAATCACCTTGCAATCAAGATTTACAGTAGCTGTTACAAAACTGAAGTAATTTGTGCTTGAAGCTATGAGCTCACCCACGGGTGATATTATTGTACACGGCAAACCTGATACTGCCCCTGCAAAATGGGCCCTGCATGAATATGCCCAATAATTTTGCATAAATCCACCATGATACATTGACGAAAATACTATAAGATCAGGTTTTTCCTTCTCATATTTTTGCCGCAATTCTTCAAAATTAAGGTCAAAACAAATTGCACATGCAATACGGCCAAAATCACACTCAATTATTGGTGCATCCTTACCACAAAGTATACCACCTTTTGTTGTTTCTGTTATTACCACATGATTTTTATTATATATACCTGCAATATTCCCATTTCTATCAATAATTTGCGTAGAATTTCTCCAGGTACCATCAGCCATTTCTCTCGCAGCAGAATATGCTATATAACAGTTATGAACTGATGCAATCTCCCTCATAAAATCTCTTACCCGATTTCCTCTCACTTTGTAATACTCCAATCTTCTTTCCATGGAATAAAGCGGTGAACGGTCACATGCTTCATGTGTAATTATAATGTCAGGTTTATCAGGAAGCACATCAGAAAATTGTCTATTCCAGTGATCAATCATTCTTTCTACTGCTGTATTATAATCCAGGTCGAGATCGAGTAAATAAGGTTTTGGCCCTAATGCGCTAATTGTTACATACCTTGCCATCATTACCACTCCTTGACGTGTATTTAAATGATCCTGTCGCGGAATGCTATAACCGTTTGAATTATTTAGGTAACTATAATTAATTATAGCTAATTACAAATAATTTTGTTACTTACTACAGTAAATTATACTATTGTAAATATATTTGTA
Encoded here:
- a CDS encoding carbon-nitrogen hydrolase family protein, with the protein product MMARYVTISALGPKPYLLDLDLDYNTAVERMIDHWNRQFSDVLPDKPDIIITHEACDRSPLYSMERRLEYYKVRGNRVRDFMREIASVHNCYIAYSAAREMADGTWRNSTQIIDRNGNIAGIYNKNHVVITETTKGGILCGKDAPIIECDFGRIACAICFDLNFEELRQKYEKEKPDLIVFSSMYHGGFMQNYWAYSCRAHFAGAVSGLPCTIISPVGELIASSTNYFSFVTATVNLDCKVIHLDWNWDKLRAAKQKYGSKFKISDPGFLGAVLISSESDDFSIDDIVKEFEFELLDDYFARSLAHRHSNIEP
- a CDS encoding sugar ABC transporter permease, which gives rise to MKSTNPSANIKTWRKQLIRDVMRDWELYLLLIPTLVYFIVMKYGPMYGVQIAFKNFNGALGITGSPWVGLRHFKSFFDSYYFWPLIRNTVVLSVYSLIAGFPMPIILALMLNEVKNSKYKRTVQTVTYAPHFISTVVLVGMLITFLSPSTGIINHLRKALGFEVRNYIAEPALFRHLYVWSGIWQNTGWNSIIYLAALSSIDPQLHEAAIIDGASRWQRIWNINIPGILPTIVILFILSTGSIMNVGFEKAFLMQNPMNMETSDVISTYVYRRGLISAEYSFSAAIGLFNSVINFIMLVMVNKLAKKLGETSVW
- a CDS encoding carbohydrate ABC transporter permease; translated protein: MVLYPLYFVLIASISDPDLVNTGKVVLIPKKITFMGYVRVFQDGEILTGYRNTIFYAITGTLINLFMTLTSAFVLSKKRLRGRTFFTFLFAFTMFFSGGLIPTYLLIKKLGMLNKIWALLIPNAVSMYNIVVARTFFANSVPVEIEESAMIDGCNTTYTFVKIVLPLSKALIAVLALFYGIGHWNSFFDALIYITNRKLYPLQLILREILIQNELKTAMMDVMAVGDDVISMQMKIASMIKYSVIIVSSLPVLIIYPFLQKYFTQGIMLGALKG